A stretch of Eschrichtius robustus isolate mEscRob2 chromosome 6, mEscRob2.pri, whole genome shotgun sequence DNA encodes these proteins:
- the VWA5B2 gene encoding von Willebrand factor A domain-containing protein 5B2 isoform X5 — protein MPGLYCPSSWTPLPLTDSWVRACANGPCLSLRARLTYHNPQPQPVDGVFVYPLAEAEVVSGFEAEAAGRRVSFQLQSRRRSQAACCRAVGPALGASTPRRCAQGHLVLDLAQARSTLVLPTGLIAAAGTMTVTLRSSRELPSRPDGVLRVALPSVLTPLAPPGPLGPPRPPGLCDDSPTSCFGMGSPEGDGPAWEEPAAPRDVFSGPAHCPAPYTFSFEMLVTGPCLLAGLESPSHALRADAPPHASSAATICVTLAEGHHCDRALEILLHPSEPHQPHLMLEAGSLSSAEYEAQVRARRDFQRLQRRDSEGDRQVWFLQRRFHKDILLNPVLVLSFCPDLSSKPGHLGTATRELLFLLDGSSMAHKDAIVLAVKSLPPQTLINLATFGTLVQPLFPESRPCSDEAVQLICESMEMLQAAGGPPDVRSALDWALGQPQHRAHPRQLFLLTGASPMAAETHQTLELMRWHRAAARCFSFGLGPACRQLLQDLSALSRGQAYFLRPGERLQPMLVQALRKALEPALSDISVDWFVPDAVEALLTPREIPALYPGDQLLGYCSLFRVDGFRSRPQGGQEPGWQSLGSSVFPSPEEAPSATSPGTEPTGTSEPLGTGTVSAELSSPWAAGDSDRSADALTDPVTDPGPNPSSDAAIWHRIFQSSYIREQYVLTHCSASPEPGPGSTGSSESPVSQGPGSPEGSAPLDPPSQQGCRSLAWGESAGSHSCPLPPPPPAPVKTGALSAEVLGRRRRAALTGRSLSSPPGRVNSVPGHLRHPSLGIAPDGPGPEPGQLLGQGLDDSGSLLSPAPMDWDMLMEPPFLFTAVPPSGELAPPAIPLPPQPPRCHVVIRALCGEQPMSWEVGVGLEMLWGPRDAGSLPPSPPERESAWDQALHRLTAASVVRDNEQLALRGRGETRADRGHARRSWLRALQTSKVSSAPSCFTCPVAVDATTREVLPSALQVQSSEPAEPPGTPPASQGHLDAAPLPTVVHSKGLKGGSLAGGWEPDEIGNSSSALGDHAAPIGGPHRLPPEPPSRLSLGRRKARGPDSHRLCSPNTGQASDSSNHDYLPLVRLQEAPGSFRLDAPFCAAVHISRERLCRASPFAAHRASLSPTSASSPWALLGHGAGQGDSATASCSPSPSSGSEGLGQVDSGRGSDTEASEGAEGPGGADLRGRTWATAVALAWLEHRCAAAFGEWELAAAKADCWLRAQHLPDGLDLANLKAAARGLFLLLRHWDQNLQLHLLCYSPANM, from the exons ATGCCCGGCCTGTACTGCCCCTCCAGCTGGACGCCGCTGCCCCTCACGGACTCCTGGGTTCGGGCCTGCGCCAATGGACCCTGCCTCAGCCTGCGGGCCCGGCTCACCTACCACAACCCACAGCCGCAGCCTGTGGACG GCGTGTTTGTGTACCCGCTGGCCGAGGCCGAAGTGGTTTCGGGCTTCGAGGCGGAGGCCGCCGGACGGCGCGTCTCCTTCCAGCTGCAGAGCCGGCGCCGCTCGCAGGCCGCCTGCTGCCGCGCGGTGGGCCCCGCGCTGGGGGCCTCAACACCCCGCCGCTGTGCGCAGG GTCATCTTGTCTTGGATCTGGCCCAGGCCCGGTCCACACTGGTGCTGCCCACAGGCCTCATCGCCGCAGCCGGCACCATGACAGTGACCCTGCGCAGCAGCCGGGAGCTGCCCTCCAGGCCTGACGGGGTGCTGCGCGTGGCCCTGCCCTCCGTGCTCACCCCTCTGGCCCCGCCAGGCCCGCTGGGGCCCCCCAGGCCTCCGGGGCTCTGTGACGACAG CCCCACCAGCTGCTTCGGAATGGGCAGCCCTGAGGGGGATGGGCCAGCCTGGGAGGAGCCAGCTGCCCCTCGGGACGTGTTCTCAGGCCCTGCCCATTGCCCGGCCCCGTACACCTTCTCCTTCGAGATGCTGGTGACTGGGCCATGCCTGCTGGCAG GCCTGGAGAGCCCCTCTCATGCTCTGCGGGCAGATGCCCCCCCTCATGCCAGCTCTGCAGCCACCATCTGTGTCACACTGGCAGAGGGCCACCACTGCGACCGGGCCTTGGAGATCCTGCTGCACCCCAGTG AGCCCCACCAGCCACACCTGATGCTGGAGGCCGGCAGCCTGAGCTCAGCAGAATACGAGGCCCAGGTGAGGGCCCGCCGGGATTTCCAGAGGCTGCAGCGAAGGGACAGTGAGGGGGACCGTCAG GTGTGGTTCCTGCAGCGACGCTTCCACAAGGACATCCTGCTGAACCCCGTGCTGGTGCTGAGCTTCTGCCCGGACCTGAGCTCCAAGCCTGGACACCTGGGCACAGCTACTCGGGAGCTCCTCTTCCTGTTGGATGGCAGCAGCATGGCACACAAG GATGCCATCGTTTTGGCTGTGAAGTCGCTCCCGCCCCAGACACTCATCAACCTGGCCACGTTTGGCACATTGGTGCAGCCCCTCTTCCCAGAGAGCCGGCCTTGCAGTGAT gaagctgtgCAGCTGATCTGCGAGAGCATGGAGATGCTGCAGGCTGCGGGCGGCCCCCCGGACGTGAGGTCTGCGCTGGACTGGGCCCTGGGGCAGCCCCAGCACAGGGCCCACCCTCGGCAGCTGTTCCTGCTCACCGGTGCCTCGCCCATGGCTGCTGAGACCCACCAAACCCTGGAGCTCATGAGGTGGCACAGGGCGGCAGCCAG GTGCTTCTCCTTTGGGCTAGGACCTGCCTGCCGCCAGCTGCTGCAGGATCTGTCTGCCCTCAGCAGGGGCCAGGCCTACTTCCTGAGGCCTGGGGAAAGGCTGCAGCCCATG CTGGTGCAGGCCCTGCGGAAGGCACTGGAGCCCGCGTTGAGCGACATCTCTGTGGACTGGTTTGTGCCCGATGCGGTGGAGGCGCTGCTGACGCCCCGGGAGATCCCAGCGCTCTATCCCGGGGACCAGCTGCTCGGTTACTGCTCGCTCTTCAGGGTGGACGGCTTCCGGTCCCGCCCCCAAGGG GGCCAAGAGCCTGGCTGGCAGAGCTTGGGCAGCTCCGTGTTCCCATCCCCAGAGGAAGCACCATCTGCCACCAGCCCTGGCACCGAGCCCACTGGCACCTCAGAGCCACTGGGAACAGGCACTGTGTCAGCAGAGCTGTCCagcccgtgggctgctggggactcAGATCGGA GTGCTGATGCTCTGACAGACCCAGTCACGGACCCTGGACCTAATCCCTCTTCTGACGCAGCCATATGGCACCGCATCTTCCAGTCCTCATACATCCGGGAGCAGTATGTGCTTACCCACTGCTCTGCCAGCCCAGAGCCAGGCCCAGGCTCCACAGGCAGCAGCGAGTCCCCCGTCTCCCAGGGCCCTGGGTCCCCCGAAGGCAGTGCTCCCCTGGATCCCCCTTCTCAGCAGGGCTGCCGCAGCCTGGCCTGGGGAGAATCTGCTGGCTCCCACTCCTGCCCTCTGCCTCCACCCCCACCGGCTCCAGTCAAG ACTGGGGCCTTGAGTGCTGAGGTGCTGGGCCGTCGACGCAGAGCGGCTCTAACTGGCCGAAGCCTCTCATCCCCCCCAGGCCGGGTGAACTCAGTCCCTGGCCATCTGCGGCACCCCTCTCTGGGGATAGCACCAGATGGGCCAGGCCCTGAGCCAGGGCAGCTGCTGGGACAGGGCCTGGATGACTCAG GAAGCCTGCTCTCCCCAGCCCCCATGGACTGGGACATGTTGATGGAACCACCCTTCTTGTTCACGGCTGTTCCCCCCAGTGGGGAGTTGGCCCCTCCAGCAATACCACTGCCTCCCCAGCCTCCACGTTGCCATGTGGTGATCCGGGCCCTGTGCGGGGAGCAGCCTATGAGCTGGGAGGTGGGCGTTGGGCTGGAGATGCTGTGGGGGCCTAGGGATGCTGGCTCACTGCCTCCGTCACCCCCTGAAAGAGAAAGTGCTTGGGACCAAGCACTCCATCGACTGACAGCAGCTTCCGTGGTCCGGGACAACGAGCAGCTGGCTCTCCGAGGACGGGGCGAGACCAGGGCTGACCGGG GTCATGCCCGGAGGTCCTGGCTCCGAGCCCTTCAGACAAGCAAGGTCAGCTCTGCCCCTTCCTGCTTCACTTGCCCTGTAGCTGTGGATGCTACCACCAGAGAGGTCCTACCTTCAGCCCTGCAGGTGCAGAGCTCAG AGCCAGCTGAACCCCCGGGCACCCCTCCTGCCTCTCAAGGTCATCTAGATGCAGCTCCTCTGCCCACAGTCGTCCACTCTAAAG GACTTAAGGGAGGCTCTCTGGCAGGCGGCTGGGAGCCGGACGAAATTGGCAACTCCAGTTCTGCTTTGGGGGACCACGCAGCCCCCATCGGAGGTCCTCATCGTCTGCCCCCCGAGCCTCCCTCTCGGCTCAGCCTGGGCCGTCGGAAGGCCAGAGGCCCAGACAGCCATAGACTCTGCAGCCCCAACACGGGCCAAGCCAGTGACAGCAGCAACCACGACTACCTGCCCTTG GTGCGCTTGCAGGAGGCGCCCGGCTCCTTCCGCCTAGACGCGCCCTTCTGCGCGGCGGTGCACATCTCTCGGGAGCGCCTGTGCCGTGCCTCGCCCTTCGCTGCACATCGCGCCAGCCTCAGCCCCACCTCGGCCTCCTCTCCCTGGGCACTGCTAGGCCATGGTGCTGGCCAGGGTGACAGTGCCACGGCCTCTTGCAGCCCATCCCCCAGCTCGGGCTCCGAGGGTCTAGGCCAGGTGGACAGTGGCCGGGGCTCAGACACCGAGGCCTCGGAGGGGGCGGAAGGGCCTGGTGGTGCCGACCTGCGGGGCCGGACTTGGGCCACTGCTGTGGCGCTTGCGTGGCTGGAGCACCGCTGTGCCGCGGCCTTCGGCGAGTGGGAACTGGCGGCAGCTAAGGCTGACTGTTGGCTGCGGGCCCAGCACCTGCCCGACGGCCTCGACCTGGCCAACCTCAAGGCCGCAGCCCGGGGTCTCTTCCTGCTGCTGCGCCACTGGGACCAGAACCTGCAGCTGCACCTGCTGTGCTACAGCCCAGCAAACATGTGA